In a single window of the Emys orbicularis isolate rEmyOrb1 chromosome 11, rEmyOrb1.hap1, whole genome shotgun sequence genome:
- the LOC135885372 gene encoding zinc finger protein interacting with ribonucleoprotein K-like — protein sequence MLSYDVENLVIKVFSEFSSSAKNISELKEFFDFLETEYSEILRHVPTRFVTLFTAIDSLLKHWPALKSYFVNKGEEKVSCAIWAFLSEQEDAVSDDDIITLPELYIYFVHNILSQFNNTIKVLESDLIQVTELYGVFSRLRREIQNRQEQGFYGYKVTQFLKKLPPNEQNKFVGDAQRAYTRMLQYLEKWFDFSKNSFYVLCAPLNLDGPLELDKLCALTTNWDIQVDGDELFTEMCSLNDALPTLKSLTSDAESTLSPQQQERQHRVNVSEIWVEFFKRWEAPNLLKIVQHVLAVPPTNAFVERIFSVMKNLRTNERNQLHVDMLKAQLFVHFNYKMTCAEFAGFLKTKAAKELVVAARKEQKYKCEEMMSENVEENPQQEDPEPVETHGTLLGRSEATVSWSPEPGKAGGSQHRPERQQGNQPGKNAGKSTQCEGGSKNLSKNMMHQRSSKGEGKNTCTECGKSFSRSLYLIIHRRTHTGERPHKCLQCGKNFIGIPTLKKHQKIHTREKSYKCPDCGKSFGERSHLIGHQRIHREAKTFICSQCGETFCNWSSFLRHERIHTGERAKPYSCPECGENFRDRTGLMRHQTTHTGEKPYNCLKCGESFSRRSNLTRHQKVHTGERPYKCLKCGKSFSQKSTRSRHLRTHWGESE from the exons ATGCTCTCTTACGATGTAGAGAATTTGGTCATCAAGGTTTTCAGTGAATTCTCATCCAGTGCAAAGAATATTAGTGAACTTAAAGAGTTCTTTGACTTCCTGGAGACAGAATATTCGGAAATCTTACGCCATGTACCTACACGTTTTGTGACCCTTTTCACTGCCATCGACAGCTTACTGAAGCATTGGCCTGCCCTCAAATCTTACTTtgtgaacaaaggagaggaaaaaGTGAGCTGCGCAATATGGGCCTTTCTTTCCGAGCAAGAGGACGCAGTATCCGATGATGACATTATTACGCTTCCCGAGCTGTACATCTACTTTGTGCACAACATTCTGAGCCAATTTAACAACACCATAAAGGTTCTTGAAAGTGATTTAATTCAGGTAACTGAACTGTATGGCGTATTCAGCAGGCTGAGAAGAGAGATTCAGAATCGGCAAGAGCAAGGCTTCTACGGGTACAAGGTGACACAGTTCTTGAAGAAACTGCCGCCTAATGAGCAGAATAAATTTGTTGGCGATGCCCAACGGGCTTACACACGCATGCTACAGTACCTGGAAAAGTGGTTTGATTTCAGCAAAAACTCTTTCTATGTGTTGTGTGCACCACTCAATCTGGACGGACCTCTTGAGCTAGACAAACTGTGTGCTTTGACTACAAACTGGGACATTCAAGTAGACGGAGATGAACTATTTACAGAAATGTGCTCATTGAATGATGCGCTACCAACCCTAAAGAGTTTGACAAGTGATGCTGAATCGACATTGTCCCCGCAGCAACAAGAGCGCCAACATCGAGTCAATGTCTCTGAGATATGGGTAGAATTCTTTAAGCGCTGGGAGGCCCCGAACTTACTTAAAATTGTGCAGCATGTGCTTGCTGTACCACCCACCAACGCATTTGTGGAACGCATTTTCAGTGTTATGAAGAACTTGAGGACTAACGAAAGGAATCAGCTCCATGTGGACATGCTGAAAGCTCAGTTATTCGTGCACTTCAACTATAAAATGACATGTGCTGAGTTTGCTGGATTTTTGAAGACAAAAGCAGCGAAGGAGCTTGTGGTGGCAGCaagaaaagaacagaagtatAAAT gtgagGAGATGATGAGTGAGAATGTGGAAGAGAATCCTCAGCAGGAAGATCCTGAGCCAGTTGAAACTCACGGGACTTTATTGGGTAGATCTGAAGCGACTGTGTCCTGGAGTCCAGAGCCTGGAAAAGCTGGTGGGTCTCAGCACAGACCAGAGAGACAGCAGGGAAACCAGCCAGGGAAGAACGCGGGTAAATCCACTCAATGTGAAGGTGGTTCGAAGAATCTTAGCAAAAACATGATGCACCAGAGATCCtccaaaggggaggggaaaaacacatgcaccgagtgtgggaaaagcttcagtcggagTTTATACCTTATCATACATCgcagaacccacacaggagaaagacctcaTAAATGTCTTCAGTGTGGGAAAAACTTTATTGGCATCCCAACCCTGAAaaaacatcagaaaatccacacgaGAGAAAAATCCTATAAGTGCCCCGACTGCGGGAAAAGCTTCGGTGAGAGATCACACCTTATTGGccaccagagaatccacagagAAGCAAAAACCTTCATATGCTCTCAGTGTGGGGAAACCTTCTGTAACTGGTCATCCTTTCTTAGACATGAGagaatccacaccggagagagagCTAAACCTTATAGCTGCCCCGAGTGTGGGGAGAACTTCCGTGATAGGACTGGTCTTATGAGGCATCAGAcaactcacacaggagagaaaccctataactgCCTGAAGTGTGGAGAAAGCTTCAGTCGGCGCTCAAACCTTACCAGGCACCAGAAAGTTCACACTGGGGAGAGACCCTATAAGTGCCtcaagtgtgggaaaagcttcagtcagaaaTCAACCCGCAGTAGACATCTGAGAACCCACTGGGGAGAAAGCGAATAA